In Dissulfuribacter thermophilus, a genomic segment contains:
- the cas1 gene encoding type I-MYXAN CRISPR-associated endonuclease Cas1 — protein MSINITNEGFFNSHFLAEKTRDNPLIRVMALHALAYCERLFYLEEVEEIRVADANIYAGRRLHEGLDKGSKKYTLELASQELGIRGKVDYICTNAGELIIYEHKKGRSNKGNQAWPSDYLQTTTYGLLVSEHFNRPVKELRIRYHADNKTIVIPFDLNKAKNEILKAVKRARELRSCLQRPPVNVPENLCRTCSLAPVCLPEEEHFAAEGKEKPVRLFPAEDERRVIHILEQGAFISKDGYQIIIHLPDGEKKAISTAHISSLVLHGNVQISTQTIHFCAANEIGIHWLSYGGHYVAALQRGAGFVQRHHRQYDAFCKPFFTTLLIARLCQAKVENQLKYILRLARAKRSTPVQNKKTLEATINAIRHEIKAIARIEKTLSKADDGDIVEYDKLTGEMRGHEGRAGREYFKALACILNLEKDSFLYFDGRNRRPPRDPFNALLSFGYALLYKDCVAAIQAVGLDPCFGFFHTPRSTAYPLALDLMELFRVIMWDMPLIASVNRKQWRKQDFEITGKQVWLNKEGRKKAIILYENRKKEKWKHPVLKYSLSYARTIELEARLLEKEWTGSPGLFARLRLR, from the coding sequence ATGTCTATCAACATAACAAACGAAGGCTTTTTCAACTCCCACTTTCTGGCAGAAAAAACGAGAGATAATCCGCTCATTCGAGTGATGGCTCTGCATGCATTAGCTTATTGTGAGCGGCTTTTTTATCTGGAAGAAGTGGAAGAAATAAGAGTGGCAGATGCCAATATATATGCTGGCCGCAGACTGCATGAAGGACTGGACAAAGGAAGCAAAAAATATACCTTAGAGCTTGCCAGCCAGGAACTCGGTATCCGTGGCAAAGTTGACTATATTTGCACAAATGCCGGAGAACTTATCATTTACGAGCATAAAAAAGGCCGTTCAAACAAAGGCAATCAAGCCTGGCCCAGTGATTATCTTCAAACAACAACTTATGGTCTTCTTGTTTCAGAACATTTTAATCGTCCGGTAAAAGAGCTACGTATTCGTTATCATGCGGATAACAAAACCATTGTAATTCCATTCGATCTAAATAAGGCAAAAAATGAAATTTTGAAAGCAGTAAAGAGAGCCAGAGAACTGCGTTCATGTCTTCAAAGACCTCCTGTTAATGTACCAGAAAATCTCTGTCGCACCTGTTCTCTTGCGCCAGTGTGTTTACCAGAGGAAGAACATTTTGCAGCAGAGGGAAAAGAAAAACCAGTCAGATTGTTTCCTGCTGAAGATGAACGTAGGGTAATTCACATACTTGAACAGGGGGCTTTCATTAGCAAAGATGGTTATCAAATAATCATACATTTGCCGGATGGCGAAAAAAAAGCAATTAGCACTGCTCATATTTCTTCTCTAGTTTTACATGGAAATGTTCAAATATCAACTCAGACCATTCATTTTTGTGCAGCTAATGAAATAGGAATTCATTGGTTGTCCTATGGTGGACATTATGTCGCGGCCTTGCAAAGGGGTGCTGGTTTTGTTCAGCGGCATCATCGTCAATATGATGCGTTTTGTAAGCCTTTTTTTACAACGCTGCTTATTGCCAGGCTTTGTCAGGCCAAAGTAGAAAACCAGTTAAAATATATTTTGCGGCTGGCAAGGGCAAAACGTTCTACACCAGTACAAAACAAGAAAACATTAGAGGCAACTATAAATGCTATTCGCCACGAAATAAAGGCTATAGCTAGAATAGAAAAAACCCTAAGTAAAGCTGATGATGGAGATATTGTAGAATATGATAAATTAACTGGGGAAATGCGAGGGCACGAAGGCAGAGCGGGGAGAGAATATTTTAAGGCACTAGCCTGTATATTAAATTTAGAAAAAGATAGCTTTTTGTATTTTGATGGCCGTAATCGGCGCCCACCTAGAGACCCATTTAATGCTTTACTGTCTTTTGGTTATGCGTTGCTTTATAAAGATTGTGTAGCTGCTATTCAGGCCGTAGGGCTTGATCCCTGTTTTGGTTTTTTCCATACCCCACGTTCTACTGCCTATCCTCTGGCTCTGGATTTGATGGAATTATTTAGAGTGATAATGTGGGACATGCCACTTATAGCTTCTGTCAACCGCAAGCAATGGCGTAAACAGGACTTTGAAATTACAGGTAAGCAGGTATGGTTAAATAAAGAAGGGCGAAAAAAAGCTATTATTTTGTATGAAAATCGCAAAAAGGAAAAATGGAAACACCCTGTTTTAAAATATTCTTTAAGTTATGCTCGCACAATAGAACTTGAAGCAAGATTGCTGGAAAAAGAATGGACAGGCAGTCCTGGTTTGTTTGCCAGACTTAGGCTTAGATAA
- the selB gene encoding selenocysteine-specific translation elongation factor, with amino-acid sequence MTRSLIVGVAGHVDHGKTSLVKALTGVDLDREPEEKRRGLTINVGHTTLDLDSGTIFFVDVPGHQAYLHNTVRGLWGIEAAILVIAADEGVMPQTLEHLSVIEAIGVSKGIVVITKVDLVDEEILPLAEEEARRLVKDTFLNDAPIIHFSSSTGTGRLELTRALESILSGNSPSHEDRPFMMPVDGVFPVAGYGTVVTGSIASGRICTDSEIEIYPCHVLDKVRCIQTGRRWTDSVKAGMRAGINLRRISHTQIKKGMVLGQPGRLAQGRFFNAEIRLRDYVKQPLKNYSTIRVFCGSSHKLARLVLMDREVLMPGDRGFCQLRFKDEVAALSFFPLVIASLSPVRILGGGLILEVSRRKWRTRDQERVDYLRLLSQGEAPDIVLTILEESYTTPIELEKIAITSGRSLQETKDLMMQLVKKHKVLCIGERFYLRRHFEALIQTAIDMVSDFHQSHPDHLGISLEEIRNRFSTLDGQLKDVLLETLRQDKKLEPVGSDRLRLAGFRPHLPKNLLEISHYIVSLLEKMEPKPVTLSNILERLGSPNEADVRRVLSFLIRTDKVVRIFHAKKGNREEFITTEYLERIKRDVEKHICSNGRLTFDDTAKVIPIGRVRFNILDYLDSIGFTRRLNDMSRVMNEPKSLSGRGPHRFSGEKKGHSLQ; translated from the coding sequence ATGACCAGGTCTCTGATAGTCGGTGTTGCGGGTCATGTTGACCACGGCAAGACTTCTCTTGTAAAGGCACTTACAGGTGTCGATCTTGATAGGGAGCCAGAAGAGAAAAGAAGAGGGCTTACGATAAATGTCGGGCATACTACCCTTGACCTGGATTCAGGTACGATCTTCTTTGTCGATGTCCCAGGGCATCAGGCCTATCTTCACAACACCGTCCGGGGGCTGTGGGGAATCGAGGCAGCGATCCTTGTAATAGCGGCTGACGAGGGCGTAATGCCTCAGACCCTGGAACACCTGTCCGTAATTGAAGCCATAGGTGTTTCAAAAGGGATCGTTGTGATAACCAAGGTCGACTTGGTAGATGAAGAAATCCTGCCTCTGGCGGAGGAAGAGGCAAGAAGACTTGTAAAGGACACGTTTTTAAATGATGCTCCCATTATACATTTTTCCTCCAGCACAGGAACTGGCAGGCTTGAACTCACGAGGGCCTTGGAATCTATATTGTCAGGCAATTCTCCCAGTCATGAAGACAGGCCGTTCATGATGCCAGTGGACGGAGTTTTCCCAGTAGCCGGTTATGGAACAGTGGTCACTGGCTCTATAGCCTCTGGAAGGATCTGCACTGATTCGGAAATAGAGATATATCCCTGCCATGTACTTGACAAGGTCCGGTGTATACAAACAGGCAGGAGGTGGACTGATTCTGTTAAAGCTGGCATGCGGGCTGGAATCAATCTAAGACGCATCAGTCACACCCAGATAAAAAAAGGAATGGTGCTCGGACAGCCAGGTCGTCTCGCACAGGGAAGGTTTTTCAACGCAGAAATAAGGTTGAGAGACTATGTAAAACAACCCTTGAAGAATTACTCCACAATACGCGTATTCTGCGGTTCTTCCCATAAGTTGGCAAGGCTCGTTCTAATGGATAGAGAGGTCCTTATGCCAGGAGACAGGGGATTTTGTCAGTTGAGGTTTAAAGATGAAGTTGCTGCCCTTTCTTTTTTCCCTCTGGTAATAGCGAGCCTTTCTCCTGTCCGCATCTTGGGTGGAGGCCTTATATTGGAGGTATCAAGACGCAAGTGGCGGACCAGAGACCAAGAAAGAGTGGACTATCTGAGACTTCTGTCTCAGGGAGAAGCTCCTGACATCGTATTGACTATTCTTGAAGAGAGTTACACGACTCCCATTGAGCTGGAAAAAATTGCAATAACCTCCGGACGTTCCCTCCAGGAGACAAAAGATCTTATGATGCAACTCGTAAAAAAACACAAGGTCCTATGTATAGGGGAAAGGTTTTATTTAAGAAGGCATTTTGAGGCCCTAATTCAAACGGCCATAGACATGGTATCAGATTTTCACCAATCACACCCGGATCATCTGGGCATCTCTCTAGAGGAGATAAGAAACAGATTTTCTACACTGGACGGGCAACTGAAAGATGTGCTTCTTGAGACCCTCAGACAAGACAAAAAATTGGAACCAGTGGGAAGTGACCGGCTCAGACTAGCAGGATTTAGACCACACCTACCCAAAAATCTTCTGGAGATCTCCCATTACATTGTTTCCCTTCTGGAAAAGATGGAACCCAAACCCGTTACTCTTTCAAATATTTTGGAAAGATTAGGATCACCTAACGAGGCCGATGTGCGGCGAGTTTTATCGTTTCTGATCCGTACAGACAAGGTCGTCAGGATTTTTCACGCAAAAAAGGGAAACAGAGAGGAGTTTATAACAACAGAATACCTCGAAAGGATAAAAAGAGACGTAGAGAAACATATATGCAGCAATGGCAGACTTACCTTTGATGATACTGCAAAGGTAATCCCCATAGGCAGAGTGCGATTCAACATATTAGATTACCTCGACTCAATCGGATTCACCAGAAGATTAAACGACATGTCACGAGTTATGAATGAGCCCAAATCATTGTCAGGACGAGGTCCTCACCGATTCTCTGGAGAAAAAAAGGGTCATTCGTTACAGTAG
- a CDS encoding putative CRISPR-associated protein, translating to MTNKRSFILTTCGTSLLTNCALSAEERYVTLKHGNIKDFDSITDEEDKRLLKALVKRAKQRLAQAKDEELLKMSAELNSLLQYYGGSIPEKSMDVHCLLCSDTLLGRTTGSALKEWLEAKGLAVMMHVQKDLQTVELISFQYALAELARFVHDLVPGYRDKGYSIIFNLTGGFKGVQGFLQTVASFYADEALYIFQTGKELLRIPRLPVRMDGEGIIQEHLEFFRKVSNGLAVEQVPNSLPETMILKMDGEVALSPWGELLWNQCKKAIYRREVLCPPSNLVRFGHRFSQSIKGLGPERTAILNERIDDLSKFMEERKRGGRYNPRRLDFKELMGKPVLESTHECDAWADQDAKRLFCHFEGEVLVVDELGEHL from the coding sequence ATGACGAATAAAAGGAGTTTTATTCTTACAACGTGTGGGACAAGTCTTTTGACGAATTGCGCTTTGTCTGCCGAGGAAAGATATGTGACGTTAAAGCATGGAAATATAAAAGATTTTGATTCAATAACCGATGAAGAAGACAAAAGGCTCCTAAAGGCACTGGTCAAGAGGGCCAAACAGCGGTTGGCTCAGGCAAAGGATGAGGAGCTCCTTAAGATGAGCGCTGAACTGAATTCTCTCCTACAATATTATGGGGGAAGTATTCCGGAAAAATCAATGGACGTTCACTGCCTTCTCTGCTCAGATACCCTCCTTGGCAGGACTACAGGCAGTGCCCTAAAGGAGTGGCTCGAAGCCAAAGGTCTTGCAGTTATGATGCACGTCCAAAAGGACCTCCAGACAGTGGAGCTTATATCATTTCAATACGCCCTCGCTGAACTTGCCAGATTCGTACACGACCTTGTGCCTGGCTATAGAGACAAGGGCTATTCTATCATCTTTAATCTCACAGGCGGGTTTAAGGGAGTCCAAGGATTCTTGCAGACAGTGGCATCTTTCTACGCTGATGAAGCCCTATACATCTTTCAGACTGGCAAGGAACTTCTCAGAATACCTAGGCTACCTGTAAGGATGGATGGTGAGGGAATAATCCAGGAACATCTAGAGTTTTTCCGAAAGGTCTCAAATGGCCTAGCTGTGGAGCAGGTACCTAATAGTCTTCCTGAGACCATGATTCTCAAGATGGATGGGGAAGTTGCCCTGTCCCCATGGGGAGAACTTTTGTGGAACCAGTGTAAAAAGGCCATTTACAGAAGGGAGGTGCTTTGCCCACCATCAAACCTTGTGAGGTTCGGACACAGATTCTCCCAAAGCATTAAGGGGCTTGGACCAGAGCGAACAGCCATTTTGAATGAGAGGATTGATGACCTTTCAAAATTCATGGAAGAACGAAAAAGGGGAGGGCGCTACAATCCAAGGCGCCTTGATTTCAAGGAGTTAATGGGTAAACCCGTATTGGAGTCCACCCATGAATGTGATGCATGGGCAGACCAGGATGCCAAGAGGCTTTTCTGTCATTTTGAGGGGGAAGTGTTGGTAGTTGATGAGCTTGGGGAACACCTTTAA
- the cas2 gene encoding CRISPR-associated endonuclease Cas2, whose protein sequence is MNTDKHWYLFCYDIRDQKRWAKVFKIIKGYGEHLQYSIFRIRMTKKQLEKLRWQLTSIMDVEDDLMIVKLCPTCAKRIIDSRDGAKWKQDVPSFEVF, encoded by the coding sequence ATGAATACAGATAAGCACTGGTACCTATTTTGTTATGACATAAGAGATCAAAAACGCTGGGCAAAAGTTTTTAAAATAATCAAAGGATATGGCGAACATCTACAATATTCTATTTTTAGGATACGAATGACCAAGAAACAACTGGAAAAGTTGCGATGGCAACTAACTAGCATAATGGATGTAGAAGATGATTTAATGATTGTGAAATTGTGTCCAACCTGTGCCAAAAGGATTATTGACAGCAGAGATGGGGCTAAATGGAAGCAAGATGTACCTTCTTTCGAAGTATTTTAA
- the cas5 gene encoding type I-MYXAN CRISPR-associated protein Cas5/Cmx5/DevS, whose product MLILKLQAPFASFRTFTAGSFRPTASFITPSAAYGLLLNVAGIEMRYDDGKSVMTKIDTGLPECSIALAALKFPKAHSLYQQIHNYPVGNTGKKRKDITKGGKYNIVPARRAFLSNIKALIALKDNHKLEEKIQSGLQGKIRRKYGLPFLGDNNFLIDRLEVITEPEPAHWYIPIKADNEIEYNEYITRLTITIDRAQMSKTRSALFVPTKRPVKDIPQKAWVTVKY is encoded by the coding sequence ATGCTTATTTTAAAATTACAGGCTCCTTTTGCCTCTTTTCGCACTTTTACTGCTGGAAGCTTTAGACCAACTGCAAGTTTTATTACTCCTTCTGCTGCTTATGGGTTGCTATTGAATGTGGCAGGCATAGAGATGCGTTATGATGACGGCAAATCTGTAATGACAAAAATTGATACCGGGTTGCCTGAATGTTCTATTGCTCTGGCAGCCCTTAAATTTCCTAAGGCACATAGTCTATATCAGCAAATTCACAATTATCCTGTAGGTAATACTGGGAAAAAACGAAAGGATATAACTAAAGGAGGCAAATATAATATCGTTCCTGCCCGGAGGGCTTTTTTATCCAATATCAAGGCGTTGATAGCGTTAAAAGATAATCATAAACTAGAAGAAAAAATACAAAGTGGTCTTCAAGGGAAAATTCGGAGAAAATACGGGCTGCCTTTTTTGGGAGACAATAATTTTTTAATAGACAGGTTGGAGGTAATAACAGAACCAGAACCTGCCCACTGGTATATTCCTATAAAGGCAGACAATGAAATTGAGTATAATGAGTACATCACCAGATTAACCATTACCATTGACAGGGCCCAAATGAGTAAAACTAGGTCAGCTCTGTTTGTGCCAACAAAAAGGCCTGTAAAAGATATACCGCAAAAGGCCTGGGTAACTGTTAAATATTAA
- the csm6 gene encoding CRISPR-associated ring nuclease Csm6, with protein sequence MATKNILLAVSGLNPQVITEALYAFIMEERPIHEIHVITTRSGKDAIHAGLLASGTGALYRLLDEYEISREMVHFPPENIHVLKDSQGNELDDILSPEHNAILVETCMRLSWKLTKDPDTAVYFLIAGGRKTMSACLALSAQFYGRPQDRIYHVLVSPEFESSREFYYPPRINTKIRLKDDKDEYYFKDSKYAKIWLVPMPFVSVRSWLSEKDLEGPERPEDLLMSVVCDAPAKLRVDISRGKLAYCGREVDLSPALIAVYAFFAMRRKDCRCSKEEDVCEYCFPTLSEVEKDECRHLICGFFETAAQNSPTLPRRSLSEGGIQSIEIENLRQYRTKINAKIDSYFGHIAHCLRIESVGRRGEKRYGIRFLPQLIEIE encoded by the coding sequence ATGGCAACTAAAAATATTCTATTGGCAGTAAGTGGGCTAAATCCACAGGTCATTACAGAGGCTCTCTATGCCTTTATAATGGAAGAGAGGCCCATACATGAAATTCACGTGATAACCACACGTTCTGGAAAGGATGCCATTCATGCAGGTCTTTTGGCCTCAGGTACAGGGGCTCTCTATAGGCTTTTAGATGAATATGAGATCTCCAGGGAAATGGTGCATTTTCCTCCTGAAAATATCCATGTCCTAAAAGACAGTCAGGGAAACGAATTAGACGACATCCTAAGCCCTGAACACAACGCCATACTCGTTGAAACCTGTATGAGACTGTCCTGGAAGCTTACAAAAGACCCTGATACCGCAGTATATTTTCTAATAGCAGGTGGCAGGAAGACCATGAGCGCGTGCCTCGCGCTATCTGCTCAATTTTACGGACGCCCTCAAGACAGGATTTATCATGTGTTGGTCTCCCCTGAATTTGAGTCCTCTAGAGAATTTTATTATCCACCACGCATAAATACAAAGATAAGGCTAAAGGATGACAAGGACGAATATTATTTCAAGGACTCAAAATATGCCAAGATCTGGCTAGTTCCAATGCCATTTGTGTCTGTTCGATCATGGCTGTCTGAAAAAGATCTTGAGGGCCCTGAACGGCCGGAAGACCTGCTTATGTCTGTGGTGTGCGATGCACCAGCAAAACTCAGAGTAGATATCTCACGAGGAAAGCTGGCCTATTGCGGAAGAGAGGTGGATTTGAGCCCGGCATTGATTGCAGTATATGCCTTTTTTGCCATGCGCAGAAAAGATTGCAGGTGTTCAAAAGAGGAGGACGTCTGTGAATACTGTTTTCCCACTCTTTCTGAAGTGGAAAAAGATGAATGCAGGCACTTAATCTGTGGATTTTTTGAAACAGCAGCCCAAAACTCTCCAACTCTTCCCAGAAGATCCCTGTCTGAGGGTGGAATCCAAAGCATCGAAATCGAGAATCTCAGACAATACCGAACAAAGATAAATGCCAAGATTGATTCTTATTTTGGCCACATTGCCCACTGTCTTCGTATAGAGTCAGTTGGTCGTCGAGGAGAAAAGAGATATGGAATACGATTTTTGCCGCAACTAATCGAAATTGAATGA
- a CDS encoding type I-B CRISPR-associated protein Cas7/Cst2/DevR: protein MNIFGTILTYAAPSANYRGESAENRSVLQKITQGRFEYPIISPEAIRNALRDTLRELGLPCNRERLNDEEQLAVKFQDYPDPDRFADDFFMGWLIAAGSKDRKKILKELKERGRNPEAFSFKRDSILRMNLAVALEPYRYDSIFTQSPQDVTPNEIKSYKNAENSQLLHREVTYTPFQYPFALNLNECEQKKDWTKILLKAIGQLNGVAGNHARSYFEMAPASIIIRLTNLLVAGYSTYGFEIKDGKHLFPEVIEGILQNDYPGSEFYFGGKIVKDMDEPQLNSLKEKGATLERNPQKLIDIVAEKMFASGE from the coding sequence ATGAACATCTTTGGCACTATATTAACATATGCTGCCCCAAGTGCAAACTATCGTGGCGAATCTGCTGAAAATAGAAGTGTACTTCAAAAAATAACCCAGGGCAGGTTTGAATATCCTATTATTTCTCCAGAAGCTATAAGAAACGCCTTAAGAGACACATTGAGAGAACTTGGTCTTCCCTGCAATCGAGAGAGATTAAATGATGAAGAACAACTAGCGGTGAAATTTCAGGATTATCCTGATCCCGATAGATTCGCAGATGATTTTTTTATGGGTTGGCTTATTGCTGCTGGAAGCAAAGACAGAAAAAAGATCTTAAAAGAATTAAAAGAGAGAGGACGCAATCCAGAAGCGTTTTCTTTTAAAAGAGATTCCATTTTACGGATGAATCTGGCTGTTGCGCTTGAGCCATATCGTTATGACTCTATTTTTACCCAGTCTCCCCAGGATGTAACTCCAAACGAAATAAAATCATATAAAAATGCAGAAAATTCACAGCTTCTGCATAGGGAAGTCACATATACTCCCTTTCAATACCCTTTTGCTCTGAACTTAAATGAGTGTGAACAAAAAAAGGATTGGACAAAGATCTTGCTCAAAGCCATTGGCCAGTTAAATGGGGTAGCAGGCAATCATGCGCGCAGTTATTTTGAAATGGCGCCTGCAAGTATAATCATTCGTTTAACTAATTTGTTAGTGGCTGGTTACTCAACCTATGGTTTTGAAATCAAAGATGGCAAACATCTGTTTCCAGAAGTTATAGAAGGTATTTTACAGAATGATTATCCTGGTTCTGAATTTTATTTTGGGGGTAAAATTGTCAAAGATATGGATGAACCACAACTAAATTCTCTCAAAGAAAAAGGAGCCACTCTTGAAAGAAATCCTCAAAAATTGATTGATATTGTTGCAGAAAAAATGTTCGCATCAGGAGAATAA
- the cmx8 gene encoding type I-MYXAN CRISPR-associated protein Cmx8, giving the protein MKKEDKITLTYNLFELPTAQHKAGLAGLLVLIESMQRRKMSPLPKVEEMTSSSVIISFTRESMQVLFDDLYDAEFVEVKSKSKWKDKKPKRIEEEEIIENGKKKKVKYFIYDEFQAKGSFFTTFYPAGCENWLTLWRQMLRNVLRAQPKTRGVYIERAKGNPSPEASKVWGSLNKAMKAKKQKEESFAGSVFIGAQEKNAELVPFKGLPQENFLLHFWYIVSLVFEVQFVEIKKNQERKINVHWNDLGYAIVIPEPSAIDVFKEDIIAMLSDLPVEQQNYTPASGKVNLFEESALEYLHFLVINKSCKMGGFFDSISGLEVYHMQKQNKKVRMLGASRIIPDRRVFEEYERMRQSNMNPIFKRFYLQNILAQNPWYSGSEKYINKFPAEIFIWKNGKTPEQSNFNFFGINCNKIFKQIIEYLKIKEVKEVHEESKEMFLAKIIYRMVRHYILLKALNKSGLSTITDKKDQTIYPFEQKEYRDAIEKVSMDAFLAMRGRKEEDFVEYFTGTICAVPQFLPQKEYLLLSDALVQGGWEKVKSLSLLAISAASYLAKNNQHKEED; this is encoded by the coding sequence ATGAAAAAAGAAGACAAAATTACTTTAACTTATAATTTGTTTGAGTTGCCAACTGCCCAACATAAGGCAGGATTAGCAGGTCTTCTGGTTTTAATTGAATCTATGCAAAGACGAAAAATGTCTCCACTTCCAAAAGTAGAAGAGATGACTTCATCGAGTGTGATTATTTCTTTTACCAGAGAAAGTATGCAGGTGTTGTTTGATGATCTGTATGATGCTGAATTTGTGGAGGTAAAATCAAAAAGTAAATGGAAAGATAAAAAGCCAAAAAGAATTGAAGAGGAGGAAATTATAGAAAACGGCAAGAAAAAAAAGGTCAAATATTTTATTTACGACGAATTTCAGGCCAAAGGCAGTTTTTTTACAACATTTTATCCAGCTGGTTGTGAGAATTGGTTAACCTTATGGAGACAGATGCTCCGGAATGTCTTGCGTGCCCAGCCAAAAACCCGTGGAGTTTATATAGAAAGGGCAAAAGGTAACCCCTCTCCTGAAGCTTCAAAGGTTTGGGGCTCTTTAAACAAAGCCATGAAAGCCAAAAAACAGAAAGAGGAAAGTTTTGCTGGTTCTGTATTTATTGGCGCACAGGAAAAAAATGCAGAGTTGGTGCCCTTTAAGGGACTCCCACAGGAAAACTTTTTGCTTCACTTCTGGTATATTGTCAGCCTTGTTTTTGAAGTGCAATTCGTGGAAATCAAAAAAAATCAGGAAAGAAAAATTAACGTTCACTGGAATGACCTTGGCTATGCTATAGTCATACCTGAACCTTCTGCGATTGATGTATTCAAGGAAGATATAATTGCGATGCTCTCCGATTTACCAGTTGAACAACAAAATTATACACCAGCCTCAGGAAAAGTTAATCTTTTTGAGGAAAGTGCTTTAGAATACTTGCATTTTCTTGTGATTAATAAAAGCTGTAAAATGGGTGGGTTCTTTGACTCAATTTCTGGTCTGGAAGTTTACCATATGCAAAAACAGAACAAGAAAGTGCGTATGCTGGGAGCATCAAGAATAATCCCTGATAGAAGAGTTTTTGAAGAATATGAACGCATGCGACAGTCAAATATGAATCCTATTTTTAAAAGATTTTATTTACAAAATATTCTTGCACAAAATCCATGGTATTCAGGTAGCGAAAAATATATCAATAAGTTTCCTGCTGAAATATTTATCTGGAAAAATGGAAAAACTCCTGAACAGTCAAATTTCAATTTTTTTGGAATTAACTGTAATAAAATATTTAAACAAATAATAGAATATTTAAAAATAAAGGAGGTCAAAGAGGTGCATGAAGAAAGTAAAGAAATGTTTCTGGCAAAAATTATTTACAGAATGGTCAGGCATTACATTTTGCTTAAGGCATTAAACAAATCTGGATTATCTACTATAACTGATAAAAAAGACCAGACTATTTATCCCTTTGAACAAAAAGAATACAGGGACGCCATTGAAAAGGTGAGTATGGATGCCTTTTTGGCTATGCGTGGGCGAAAGGAAGAGGATTTTGTAGAATATTTTACCGGCACTATTTGTGCTGTGCCACAATTCTTGCCTCAAAAAGAATATCTTCTCCTTTCTGATGCCCTGGTGCAGGGGGGATGGGAAAAGGTAAAATCCTTATCTCTGCTGGCAATTTCTGCTGCATCTTATTTAGCTAAGAATAACCAACACAAGGAGGAAGATTAA